Genomic DNA from Jejubacter calystegiae:
CCGGATAATATGCAGGCTGCACGGTTGCTGACAGAACATCTGATCGGCAAAGGGCATCAGCGTATCGCCTGGCTTGGCGGACGTAGCGACTCGCTGACCCGGGCCGAGCTACTGGGGGGATTTTGTGCCACGCTGCTGCGCTACGGGCTGCCGTTTCACAGCGACCAGGTGATGGAGTGCGAATCCGGGCTTCAGCCTGCTTCGGATGCGTTGGTAACGCTGCTGCGGCGCAGTGCGGGGATCACAGCGGTGGTTTGCCACGACGTTCGCGTGGCGACCGGCGCCTGGTTTGGCCTGCAGCGGGTGGGGAAAAGCAGCGGTGTGGGGGGGCTGGAAAGCTATTATGAAAGCCACATCGAACTGGCTGCCTTTGCCTATGTGCCGGAAGAATCGCTGGAAGCGTTGCCGGTGACCTGGGTGACCACGCCCGCCTGTGAAATCGGGCGCGCCGCCGCATGGTGGATTGTGCAAATGGGAAGCGGTGCGGGATCGGACGTTTTGGGGCATATGGAGATTCCGGGGCGGTTGGCTATGGCGGTAATATAATTCCCGCATATCGTAAATTATTTTATAGCGGTTGCGATATGAATAAATAACGAGTAAACCTGTATCGGGTGAAATTGTCTGTTGAATGGATCTTTTAATAAATCAAAAACATTTTTCTGAATATAATCAGAAAGGCGTTATCTGGCTATATTCCTCCTGGGGAAAGGCATTTCTGCCTTTATTTGTTCGGGTTTATTTCTGAAAAAAGTCATTTCTATAATTTATCGTATTATTTTGATGCTGGTTTTATATTATCCGCAATGGGTTGATGTTACGGCCTATTAACTATGCTTATGGGGAATTACATGATAAAAACAAGCAATCTGCGAGATATTCTGGGTGCTGCATCGGACGCCTACTCTTCGGAGTATCTCCAGTCTCTGGATATTGTACGCGGTGCCGAATTGGCGCCGACGGTAACGCCAGCAGAGCCTGGTGTGGTCAATATTGACACAGCCACTGATAATACCGGTAGCCAGCAGGGCAATATTGCCAATGGCGGGCTGACCGATGATTTGACGCCGACGATCGGCGGTCATATTGATTCCGCTGAAGGTCTGGCCATTCGTATCTTTATCAACACCCAGTATGCCGGAACGGCGGTGGTGGATGCGAATGGTGACTGGTCCTTCACGCCGGGGCAGCCGCTTGAAGTCAATCATGAGTATATTTTTCAGACGGTTATCAAGGATCCGGGCGGTGATTCGCTGCTGGTTTCCCTGCCTTATACTATTTACACCGTCCCGACGGATTACGATGTGGTTATCGATAGACCGGTGATCGATGCGGCGACGGATAATGCCGGTACGATTGTGGGTGAGGTATATTCCGGTGGCGCGTCTGATGATACGACGCCGACCTTTCATGGCAGCGCGGATGCGAATGCGGTGGTGCGTATTTACGACGGCGCAACGCTGTTAGGCTCGGTGCAGGCAAACGGCAGCGGTGCATGGAGCTTCACGCCGCTAACGCCGCTGAGCGGGGACGGAACGCACAATATCACGGTCAGAGCCTCGTTCAATTCCGGTCAGGAAGCAACGTCGGATACCTTTGAGTATATTCTGGATACCCGGGGGCCGGGCTCGCTGGCCATTACCGGCGCCTATGACGACGTGGGCAGCGTGACGGGCAATGTTCCTGACGGTGGCGTGACGGATGACAAACTGTTGACACTGAGCGGTACCGCAGAAGCGGGCTGCATGGTGACCATTCATCTGTCTGTTAACGATGGGCAATACACGAAGAATTATATAACGCAGGCGGACAGCAATGGATACTGGACATACAATATGGAGAGTAACCCCTATCCGTCCACAGAGGGGACCATGGTCTTCACTGCCACTGCCACGGATAACGTGGGCAATACCAGCACCAGTGCGCCCTATACGGTGAATCTGGTAGGCAGCAACGAGGACAATCCCTCAGTACCGGATGCGCCGTTGATTTATAACTATTACGATGATGTGGGCGCATCGCAGGGGGTTGACGGGAATGGGGGAACGACGGATGACACCACCCCGACCCTGAATGGTCGGGCGGAAGCCAACAGCGTGGTGAGAGTCTACGATGGTGGTACGCTGCTGGGGTCGACCATCGCCAATAGCAGCGGTTTGTGGAGTTTTACGCCGTCGACGCTCGGCGATGGCAGACACACCTTCACCGCCACGGCGACCGATGCGGCGGGCCATATCAGCGCGCAGTCAGGCGGTTTTGTGATTAATATCTATGCCGCTGACACAACAGCGCCGGATGCCCCCGTGATTAGTAACTACTATGATGATGTGGGGCCGTCGCAGGGATATGACGGGAATGGGGGAACGACGGATGACACCACCCCGACCCTGAATGGTCGGGCGGAAGCCAACAGCGTGGTGAGAGTCTACGATGGTGGTACGCTGCTGGGGTCGACCATCGCCAATAGCAGCGGTTTGTGGAGTTTTACGCCGTCGACGCTCGGCGATGGCAGACACACCTTCACCGCCACGGCGACCGATGCGGCGGGCCATATCAGCGCGCAGTCAGGCGGTTTTGTGATTAATATCTATGCCGCTGACACAACAGCGCCGGATACCCCCGTGATTAGTAACTACTATGATGATGTGGGGCCGTCGCAGGGATATGACGGGAACGGGGGAACGACGGATGATACCACCCCGACCCTGAACGGTCGGGCGGAAGCCAACAGCGTGGTGAGAGTCTATGAAGGTAGTACGCTGCTGGGGTCGACCATCGCCAATAGCAGCGGGGAGTGGAGCTTTACGCCGTCGACGCTCGGCGATGGCAGACACACCTTCACCGCCACGGCGACCGATGCGGCGGGCCATGTCAGCGCGCAGTCGGGCGGTTTTGTGGTCAACGTACAGACCTCATCGTCATCGTTTACAGAGGACTTTAACTGTGCGGGAACGGTGCATTTTGGGAACTGTGGCGTTTATCATTTGAACCATTTTGATGTCAAAGTGTATAACGCTGGTAGCTGTTTCTATTCACCCGGATTTAATCATTATCAGCCAGCCGTATCACAAAAACCGGGCAGCAATGCGATGATTTTTGGCAATGGCACGACGGTAACGCTGCATATGGACCATGCATTATCGAGCCTCTCGTTCCAGCTCGGCGATCTTACGACGTCGGAATGCTTCCAGGTTTCTTATCTGAATGAACGGGGGCAGTTACTGGCCACGGAAACCTACGGCAAAGCATCGGGTTTGTTGACGACGGTATCTTATACGGCAACAGGAGGGGAGCATATTGCTACCGTACAGATGTCTCTCACCAATAGTCACTGGTGGGCCAGCAATAGCATGACATATACGTGGGTCGATAATATTGTCGGCCACTATGCGCCATCTGCATGTGCACAGACTTTTTCGTCCGTGGTTTCACCATTGATGCAGACAACGACATCGCCCGATCAGGAATCGAACGGACATTCAGAGGTTTCATTATCTCAGGTAATCCAGAATAACCATCACGCTGATTTAACTAATCACATGGAAGATAAGCTGCAGCTGACGCTGAATGATATTCTCAGTGAGGCGCATCCCAATCTGTTTGTGGGGGATGGAAACCAGCAGCTGGCAATCACGGGTGATAAAGGTGATGTGGTGGAGCTGAAGGTGGAAGACCTGTCTCACAATGAATGGCAGGATGTCGGCCAGGTTGTGACCGGTGGGATTCAGTATGAGATTTACCAGCATGCTGCTTCAAGTGTGGAGCTGCTTGTTCAACATGGTGTGGAGCTGCATCAGGTAGCGTAACAGAGACTCAATATTCATATACCGTAACTGTCTTATGGCGGTTACGGCATAGATCATGGATAAATCTTTGTTGTATGAAATTATCTGACGAAATGGAAATTAATAAATCAAAGACGCTTTAATGATATAGTCGAATATGTTTTTCTGGCTGATTGCTTTTCGTCTGAAATGATTTTTATTTGTTTTGGATGATTTGTGAGAAAGTAATTCCACTAAATTTAGTGGGATTTTTTAGTGAAATCATGTTATGCCATGGGTCAATGTCATAGCTTGCTAACTTTGTTTAGGGAAATAATGTGATAAAAACAACGAGTAGTTTACGAGATATTCTTGGCGCAGCATCGAACACCTACTCTTCGGAGTATCTCCAGTCTCTGGATATTGTGCGCGGTGCTGAGCTGACGCCAACGGTAACGCCAGCAGAGCCTGGTGTGGTCAATATTGACACGGCCACTGATAATACCGGTAGCCAGCAGGGCAATATTACCAATGGCGGGCTGACCGATGATTTGACGCCGACGATCGGCGGTCATATTGATTCCGCTGAAGGTCTGGCCATTCGTATCTTTATCAACACCCAGTATGCCGGAACGGCGGTGGTGGGAGCGAATGGTGACTGGTCCTTCACACCGGGGCAGCCGCTGGAGATCAATCATGAGTATATTTTTCAGACGGTGATCAAGGATCCGGGTGGCGATTCGCTGCTGATTTCCCTGCCTTATACTATTTACACCGTCCCGACGGATTACGATGTGGTTATCGATAGACCGGTGATCGATGCGGCGACGGATAATGCCGGCACGATTGTGGGTGAGGTATATTTCGGTGGTGCGTCCGATGATACGACGCCGACCTTTCATGGCAGCGCAGATGCGAATGCGGTGGTGCGTATTTACGACGGCGCAACGCTGTTAGGCTCGGTGCAGGCAAACGGCAGCGGTGCGTGGAGCTTCACGCCGCTAACGCCGCTGAGTGGGGACGGAACGCACAATATTACGGTCAGAGCCTCGCTGGGTAATTCCGGCCAGGAAGCGACGTCGGATACCTTTGAATATATTCTGGATACCCGGGGGCCGGGCTCGCTGGCCATTACCGGCGCCTATGACGACGTGGGCAGCGTGACGGGCAATGTCCCGGATGGCGGCGTGACGGATGATAAACTACTGAAGCTGAGCGGTACCGCAGAAGCGGATAGCATCGTGACCATTCATCTGTCGGTGAACGGGGGGGAATATTCGGCTAACTATATGACGATAGCGGATAGCAACGGTTACTGGACGCTGACGATGGGAAGTAACCCCTATCCGTCCACGCAGGGGACCATGGTTTTCACTGCTACTGCCACAGATGCCGTGGGCAATACCAGTACCAGCGCCAGCTACACGGTGAATCTGGTAGGCAGCAACGAGGACAATCCCTCAGTACCGGATGCGCCGACGATAGCCGTCTATTACGATGACGTGGGTCCGGTGCAGGGATACAGCGTGAGCGGGGGAACAACGGACGATAATACCCCGACCCTGAATGGCCTGGCGGCAGCAGGCGGTGTGGTGAAGATCTATGAAGGGGGCATGTTACTGGGGTCGACCCTGGTCGAAAATAATGGCGGGTGGCGCTTTACGCCGTCGGCGCTTGGCAACGGTAGCCACGTTTTCACCGCCACGGTGACCGATACGGTGGGCCATACTAGCGCGCAGTCAGGTGCATTTGTGATTAATGTTTATACCGCCGACACAACAGCGCCGGATGCCCCCGTGATTAGTAACTACTATGATGATGTGGGGGCGACGCAGGGATATGACGGGAACGGGGGAACGACGGATGATACCACCCCGACCCTGAATGGTCTGGCGGAAGCTAACAGCGTGGTGAGAGTCTATGAAGGTGGTACGCTGCTGGGGTCGACCATCGCCAATAGCAGCGGGGGGTGGAGTTTTACGCCGTCGACGCTCGGTGGGGGGATACACACCTTCACCGCCACGGCGACCGATGCAGCGGGTAATATAAGCGCCCACTCAGGCGATTTTGCGATCAATGTGCAGGCTTCTGCTCCTTGCGTAAGCGGAGAATTTACAGAAACGTTTAATGACGCGGCGGCTGCCGCCTTCTGTGAAGGGGGCGTTTTCCATCTGGAGCATTTCGATATAAGCGTGAATTCATCCGGTACGCCGTGTAGTACCGTCAGACCCGGAATTTGCAATGGCGCTATGGTGTTATCCAAGGATGCTTCGGTAACGTTGAATATGGATCATCCACTATCGTGGATTTCATTTGAGGTTAGCCATCTTGTGACGAAGGGAGAGATTATTGCTGCCTATTTGGATGAAAACGGTAAAGTCCTGCATCAGGATGTCTATGGGAATGTCGGGGGAACGACGATGAGCTATGTGGCAACGGGGGGAGAGCATATCGCCTCCGTGCAGCTGACTGCTGTAGCTCCCATGATTCAGTGGTGGGAAGATCCCTCTCCAAAATATATTATTGTTGATAATATTACCGGCCACTATGCGTCGGATTGTTCGGGAGATACATTCTCAGCGGCTGCATTTTCTCAGATGTTAACGGAAGATAGTCATACCATCGAGCTGACCGATGGTATGCAGGACAAACTGCAATTGACCCTGAATGATATTCTCAGTGAGGCGCATCCCAATCTGTTTGTGGGGGATGGAAACCAGCAGCTGGCAATCACGGGTGATAAAGGTGATGTGGTGGAGCTGAAGGTGGAAGACCTGTCTCACAATGAATGGCAGGATGTCGGCCAGGTTGTGACCGGTGGGATTCAGTATGAGATTTACCAGCATGCTGCTTCAAGTGTGGAGCTGCTTGTTCAACATGGTGTGGAGTTGCATCAGGTAGCGTGATGGGAATTAAAATCGGGTAAGTAAAAAAATAAATATCCTCCGGCATAGCCGGTAATGCCGGTAATGCCGGTAATGCCGGTAATGCCGGTAATGCCGGGAGTGTTAGAAATTCTGTGTCATTCAAGTCAATATATAATCAAAAAGGAATGACACATGTCCCAGCCCTTCGATTTTGACAAAGCACTTAAAGCCCTTCAATCCGGTCAGGCATTAACAGGCAAAGATGGTATCTTAACGCCATTAATCAAGCAGTTAACCGAGGCAGCCCTGTCTGCTGAGCTTGATTCCCATCTGGCTCAGGATGTGGAAGCAAACCGTAAAAATGGTTCCGGAAAAAAGACCATTAAAGCCCCGACAGGCAGTTTTGAACTGACAACCCCGCGCGATCGCAACGGCACTTTTGAGCTACAACTAGTGAAGAAGCATCAGACTACGCTGTCCGACGAGATCGAACGCAAGATCATTCGCCTGTTTGCGCTGGGGATGAGTTATCAGGACATCAGCCGGGAGATTGAAGAGCTTTATGCCTTCAGCGTTTCAACCGCCACCATGAGTGCAGTAACCGACAAAGTCATTCCTGAACTAAAACAGTGGCAGCAGCGCCCGCTGGAGAAGGTTTATCCCTTCGTCTGGCTGGACGCCATTCACTATAAAATCCGTGAGGATGGTCGTTACCAGAGCAAGGCAGTTTATACCGTGCTGGCGCTGAATCTTGAGGGCAAAAAGGAAGTCCTGGGCCTGTATCTGTCGGAAAGCGAAGGGGCGAACTTCTGGCTGTCGGTATTAAGAGACCTGCAAAACCGTGGCGTGGAAGATATCCTGATCGCCTGCGTGGATGGGCTGACAGGTTTCCCGGAGGCGATAAACAGCATTTATCCGCAGACAGAAGTTCAGTTGTGCGTCATTCACCAGATACGCAACTCGATTAAATATGTGGCGTCAAAACACCACAAAGCGTTCATGGCTGACCTGAAGCGGTGTATCGTGCGGTGTCAAAAGAAGCGGCAGAAACGGCGCTGGATGAACTGGAGGCGAAATGGGGCCAGCATATCCGGTGGTACTCCAGTCGTGGCGTCGCAAGTGGGAAAACCTGTCAGCATACTTCCGCTATCCGGCGAATATCCGCAAGGTCATTTACACCACGAATGCGATTGAATCGGTACATCGGCAGTTCAGAAAACTGACCAAAACTAAAGGTGCTTTCCCGAATGAAAACAGTCTGTTGAAGCTGCTTTATCTGGGACTGATGAACGCGCAGGAGAAATGGATATGATCTACACAGCATTCCGCTTCCAGTATGTTCACGCTTTTCCATTCACACAGCTTTCTTAAGATCTTACCTATCGCCCTGCGCTTCCCTCCATAGAACACCTGTCTCCGGTATTTCGGCGCAAAAAATATGTGATATTTACAGTTCCATCGGGTATGCGCTAAGCTCCTTTCGTCCCCTATTGGGACCCCCTTTTGATTTCTTGTTTAACCCTTGCAGTTGCCAGATCGCAAGGTGTTTTAACAAATCAAAAGGGGTTTATATAACTGATTTATAGCTGAAAGCTTCACGTAACCCCCAGCCTGGCTGGGGGTTTTCTGTATACAACAAAAAGCAGGCGCATTGCCGCCTGCTCTTATATTTATTCGATAACCCGGGAGTGTTGCTTTACTGTCCGCCGGACTGAGGCGGGAACGGCGTCGGGGTTTGCGGCTGCGTTTGTTCAGGCTGGGCGGGGCTTCCGTTATCCAGAGGCAGGCCGAACATTCCCTGAAATGCTTCCAGCGGCATCTTCTCGCCATTGAGATCGATCTGACCATCGGCATATTTCAGCACGCTGGTGATGTTATCATCCTGCTGTTTGGTCAGGTGGAACATGGTACCCATCGCCGCCAGGCCACGAACCTGCTGGTCAGCCAGCTTCGCCGCCTGGTCATCCTGATAGCCTTCCAGTTTCGCCACCTGAGTCATCAGCGCTTTGGCCATCGGCATCGGAATGGTCAGGTTGCCGTCCATGGTTTTGATAATGCCGTCGGCGGCCTGCTGAGGCGTTTGGGGCTGCGCCTGCTGCTGCGGCTGTTTGAAGGTCAGATTCAGGTTCAGGGTGCTTTCCCCCTTATCATTCTTCCAGCTCAGCGGCGCGACGGAAACCTGCGGCTCGCCCTTCAGCAGAATCGGCAGGTTAGCCAGCAGGATATCGGTGGCGCGCTGCTGATAGCGTTCGGGATCCTCCATCATGCCGGGCTCCGCCAGCAATGCCTGAGCCTGGGCGTTATACTTCTGGCTGAACTCATGCAGCGCGGCGCCGTCAATGCGGCTGGCCTTCAGCATCAGGCTTCCGCTCCCCATATTCTGGTTCTGAACCTGCAGCGCCTTCAGCGTGTAGTCGAGCTGGCCGCCCAGATGCTTGCCATCCTCTTCCACCCGGGAGACCGCATTCAGCGCCAGTCCTTCCAGAGTCGCCATATCCTTACCTTCGATGCTCAGCGTCAGCTTATCGACGTTCAGCTTCTGGTTGCCGACCCGCTCTTTAAAGTCGGTCATGCTGGTTTCACCGTCGATATTAAAACCGTCGATCGCCATACCCACCTGCTGGTCGTACTCGTTAGGGCCGGTGAATCTGGCGTTGCCCACTTCGCCTTTAAGGGCCATGGTATCGCCGTCGCGGCTGACGTCTGCGGTAAATTCACCACCGCCGAATACCACTTTGTTTTTCTCGTGGGTCATCTCAAGCGGGCGCAGCGCGATATCCGACGAGGTATCGCCGCTGTAGCCGACGCGGGTATCCACATCAATAAAGGATTTGCCGCCGGTGCTTTCAAACAGCGACTTCGTGGTGTCGTTATTGATAAGCGTGGTCTGTACCGAGGCCATGGCGGGCAGCAGGTTGAATCTCTTCAACTGACTGGCCGGGAAGGGGCCGTGATCCACTTTTTCATCGAGCAGAATGGTGCTGCCTGCCGGGAGCCAGCTTTTCTGCGCGGCGGGATCGGTTTTCAGCGCCAGCTTCAACTGACTGGAGAACAGGCCGCGCTGATAATCCTGATAGCTGAGGACCAGACCGGACTGCGGCGCGGTCTGCTTGATCTGCGCGTTGGCATCGGCGACCGCCTGGGCGATACGCTGCTCCAGCTGTTTGCCGGTATACCAGGAGGCACCGGTCCAGACGACACCCAGCGCAACAACAACACCTACGGCAACCAGAGATTTTTTCATAAATTCGTTTCCCTATGAGACCGGACGCAGGGGCCCGGCAGAATGTAACAGCCTTCCAAAAAAGCTTAACAATCTCCGTATAAAAATTCAGTAACTTATTCGTGGCTCAGGAAAAAGAGAGAAAAGGGCGCCGGATGGCGCCCTGAAAGATTAGAGTTTGTTATAGACCCGGGCCAGGCGACCGCTACCGCTGGCGTTAACCGGGCCGTCGCTGGCCGGAACAAAGGCCGACTCCCCGGGTTTGAGGGTAAGAGTCTGGCCGCCGTTTTCCAACTGCGCTTCACCCTCAATGCAGAACAGAATCGCGGCGCTCTGCTGACTCAGCGAAGCCGGGGCGGCACCCAGGTCGTGCAGGGAGAAGGCGAAATCATCCACCGGAATCGGGAAGTCCAGCTCCGCCCCATGCTGTTCAGGCTGGGTCAGCAGGGTATCGGCGGCGCGCGGCGTGAAGCGCACGTTGGCCACCAGCTCCGCAATATCGATATATTTCGGCGTCAGACCGGCGCGCAGCACGTTATCGGAATTGGCCATGACTTCCAGCGCCACGCCCTGCAGATAGGCATGGGGCGTTTCGGCGAACAGGAACATCGCCTCGCCGGGGTTCAGCTTCACCACGTTGAGCAGCAGCGGCGAAAACAGGCCGCTGTCGTCCGGGTAAACCTCCGCGATGGCGCGAATGGTCTGCCAGGGCTCACCCTGCTGGTTGTTCAGTTCGGCTTTCAGGATATCCAGCGCCTGGCGTTTTTCGTCGCCTGCCAGATTCAGCAGGCCGGCAAACAGTTCGCGCAGTTGAGAGGCATCAGGCTGTTGCAGGAAGCGTTCAATAGCAGGGTGCGCTTCCTTTACCGGCCGGAGTAGGGGCAGGAGTTCGCTGAACTCACGAAAGGCGTTCATCGCCAGGAAAGGGGTGAGCGCAAAAACCAGCTCGGGCTTGTGATTGGGATCTTTATAATTACGCTGCGGCGAATCCAGCGGAATAGCGGCGGCATTCTCTTTAGCAAAACCGATTTCGGAAGCCTGCTTGTTGGGGTGTACCTGAATTGAGAGCGGCTGGTCGGCGCACAGTACTTTAAACAGAAAGGGCAGTTCGCCGAAACGCCGGGCTACCGCATCGCCGAGCAGCTTTTCAGGCTGTTCATCAATAAGCGCGCGCAGGGGGCGTTCGCTACCATCGGCCATCGCCACCCGGGAACTGCTTTTAGGATGCGCGCCCATCCACAATTCCGCCATTGGCAGATTGTCGGGATTCGGGATGCCGTATAGTCTGGTTAGCGCTGTTTTGCTGCCCCAGGCATAATTTTGCACTGAATTGATTAATTTTTGCATTATCAATGCCCTGTAATTGATCAGAAAAAGTCTGACGTTATTAAACCAGTTCCCTTGAATGAAGTAACCAGGCACAACAAAAAGTCGTACTAGTCTCAGTTTTTGTTAAGAAGATGTGTATGATTGTGTGGCATATTGTTATGGTGATTTTGACGCGCGGCGCGCGTCGGAATGGATGCTTACCCTGAAGTAGCAAGTGAGAGAAAAAATGTCGAACAAACCCTTCCACTACCAGGAGTCTTTTCCGCTCAAACCCGATGACACCGAATATTATCTGCTGACCCGCGACCACGTCTGTGTGACAGAGTTCGAAGGGCAGGAGGTGCTAAAAGTCGATCCTCAGGCCCTGACGCTGCTTGCTCAGCACGCCTTTCACGACGCTTCTTTTATGCTCCGCACCGCCCATCAGCAACAAGTCGCCGCCATCCTTGACGATCCCGAAGCCAGTGATAACGATCGCTATGTGGCGCTGCAGTTCCTGCGTAACTCAGAAATCTCTGCCCGCGGCGTGCTGCCGACCTGTCAGGACACCGGCACCGCGATCGTGGTCGGTAAAAAGGGCCAGCGAGTCTGGACCGGCGGTGGCGATGAAGAGGCGCTGTCGCGCGGGATCTATAACACCTACATTGAAGATAACCTGCGCTATTCGCAAAACGCGGCGCTGGATATGTACAAAGAGGTGAACACCGGCACCAACCTGCCGGCGCAGATTGACCTTTATAGCGTCGACGGCGCGGAATATAAGTTCCTGTGCATCGCCAAAGGCGGCGGCTCTGCCAACAAAACTTATCTGTACCAGGAGACCCGCGCGCTGCTCAATCCCGGGCGCCTGAAGAATTACCTGGTCGAGAAGATGCGAACCCTGGGGACCGCGGCCTGCCCGCCGTACCATATCGCCTTTGTGATTGGCGGCACCTCGGCTGAAGCCAACCTTAAGACCGTGAAGCTGGCCTCCACCAAATACTACGACGGGCTGCCGACCGAAGGTAACGAATATGGTCAGGCCTTCCGTGACGTCGCGCTGGAAGAAGAGTTGCTGCAGGAGGCCCGCAATCTGGGGCTGGGCGCTCAGTTCGGCGGTAAGTACTTCGCGCACGATGTGCGGGTGATTCGTCTGCCGCGTCACGGCGCTTCCTGCCCGGTGGGGATGGGGGTTTCCTGCTCTGCGGACCGAAATATCAAGGCTAAAATTAACCGCGACGGTATCTGGATCGAGAAACTGGAGCAGAACCCAGGGCGCTTTATTCCCGAGGCGCTGCGCCGCTCTGGCGAAGGCGAGGTGGTGAATGTCGATCTTAACCAGCCGATGGATGAGATCCGCAAGCTGCTGTCGCAGTATCCGGTGGCGACGCGCCTGTCGCTGAACGGTACCATCATCGTGGCGCGCGATATCGCTCACGCGAAGCTCAAAGAGCTGCTCGACAGCGGCGAGCCGCTGCCTCAGTACATTAAGGATCACCCCATCTACTATGCGGGCCCGGCCAAAACGCCGGAAGGCTATGCATCAGGATCGCTGGGGCCCACCACCGCGGGCCGTATGGACTCCTATGTCGATCAGCTACAGGCCAACGGCGGCAGCATGGTGATGCTGGCCAAGGGTAACCGCAGTCAGCAGGTGACTGATGCCTGTCATAAGCACGGCGGTTTTTACCTGGGCAGTATCGGCGGTCCGGCGGCGGTGCTGGCGCAGCAGAGCATCAAGCATCTGGAGTGCGTGGCTTACCCGGAACTGGGGATG
This window encodes:
- the manA gene encoding mannose-6-phosphate isomerase encodes the protein MQKLINSVQNYAWGSKTALTRLYGIPNPDNLPMAELWMGAHPKSSSRVAMADGSERPLRALIDEQPEKLLGDAVARRFGELPFLFKVLCADQPLSIQVHPNKQASEIGFAKENAAAIPLDSPQRNYKDPNHKPELVFALTPFLAMNAFREFSELLPLLRPVKEAHPAIERFLQQPDASQLRELFAGLLNLAGDEKRQALDILKAELNNQQGEPWQTIRAIAEVYPDDSGLFSPLLLNVVKLNPGEAMFLFAETPHAYLQGVALEVMANSDNVLRAGLTPKYIDIAELVANVRFTPRAADTLLTQPEQHGAELDFPIPVDDFAFSLHDLGAAPASLSQQSAAILFCIEGEAQLENGGQTLTLKPGESAFVPASDGPVNASGSGRLARVYNKL
- the fumA gene encoding class I fumarate hydratase FumA, which produces MSNKPFHYQESFPLKPDDTEYYLLTRDHVCVTEFEGQEVLKVDPQALTLLAQHAFHDASFMLRTAHQQQVAAILDDPEASDNDRYVALQFLRNSEISARGVLPTCQDTGTAIVVGKKGQRVWTGGGDEEALSRGIYNTYIEDNLRYSQNAALDMYKEVNTGTNLPAQIDLYSVDGAEYKFLCIAKGGGSANKTYLYQETRALLNPGRLKNYLVEKMRTLGTAACPPYHIAFVIGGTSAEANLKTVKLASTKYYDGLPTEGNEYGQAFRDVALEEELLQEARNLGLGAQFGGKYFAHDVRVIRLPRHGASCPVGMGVSCSADRNIKAKINRDGIWIEKLEQNPGRFIPEALRRSGEGEVVNVDLNQPMDEIRKLLSQYPVATRLSLNGTIIVARDIAHAKLKELLDSGEPLPQYIKDHPIYYAGPAKTPEGYASGSLGPTTAGRMDSYVDQLQANGGSMVMLAKGNRSQQVTDACHKHGGFYLGSIGGPAAVLAQQSIKHLECVAYPELGMEAIWKIEVEDFPAFILVDDKGNDFFQQIQNSRCEICVK